The Cryptomeria japonica chromosome 2, Sugi_1.0, whole genome shotgun sequence region tctcttgtttctccttcttatgatcatctatcagaattccactaggcaagttatacttagtaacaacctgatcccaatactgacttcctaaggtcttgatgtaaattttcatcctatcactccagattttgtagttatctctattaaacttcagaccttctctcttcatcattttttcctagatcttttcctcaagttgttaggcttatactcaagaggaccaagaaagctctgataccaattgataatatgatgaaactataaatatctggtcaactactaagaggggggggtgaatcaatagatagaaaattaactaaactttcaccaaacttatttccaaCTAAAAAACAACTCAAAAATTTTACCAGTTTAGATACTTTAACAAATCTGCAGTAGCACTACTAAACCTTACTGATTGACTAAATCCTTAagtgatacaatgcaacagatctgaaacttaaatatcttttgaccaaaaccttaaaccacttcactaataccaataataacatatttcaaatcattttcaatcatgtaaatatatctatgcagatttaccaatcattcatatcaaccataccaaaaacacatccacaaaatcattcaccacttgacacaatgatttttcacgtggaaacccaaatgggaaaaaccatggcggggatgaatacccacaagtattttgaaatcttttgaagttcgccctgttaggagccaagccttgttagaagcttatcaATTATGCCCTGTTAGgaatagatctggttaaggaccacccaattaagggattaactataaataacctattaaaggtaaccttggtggaggatttaaaatccaagctaatggatcacctggttagaggattttaacaacaagcctgttaaagcttacccagttaagggattttactgttgtaatggttagagaacaataggttcttgactcatctggaaataacacttccttacTGAATCAAATACTTTATTGCTCCTATCCACCTTCACATCATTCTGTAGATACACCTCTTGGTatggcaacaatcactttcacacttaaccaaatttgccaacacttcATTGAATCAAATCAATGACCTTGTAAGCAATACATTagatcagtaacacaacacaaaccctacaattctcatagagattacaaacacatcggttcaatcttgaccgttagattacatgcaatcaactttacattcttctaggcatctacaaccgctcTTGGATCATCGCACtctgaatcttgtaacacatcacgcgtttttcacttcatactatgcatttgatcattcccaagataaacagttatctttatGCACCAAaccatttcaaaactcatcacgtgcaacattctTACGTGGTAtcttcatcattgatcatcattcagtcatagatcatcacaaccgatctccaagctcCATTGATTAGGGTTCTacttctcaactggttagggttaccggttgatcatcACTACATCATTACTGGTTGCATCactgcttcattaccagttgctttactgcttcattgtcagttgcaattgacatcaatgacaacactatacttctccaatgcaatcttcatgcaatgccaacaaacaCAATTGcagattcatgggtgcttgattctgATGCTTCTTTCCATGCAACTTCATGTTGGGAGGCTTTTACAAATTTCAAAGAAGGTACATTTGATAAGGTTTTTTCTTAGTTTTTTCTTAGTGACAATAAGGAATGTGAAATTTTCGGTAAGGGTGATATAATTTTGCATTTGAAAAATGGAATTATGTGGATTTTGAAGGATGTGAGATATGTTCATTTGTTGAAACGAAATTTAATTTTTGTAAGTCGACTTATTGCTTCTGGGtgtaatgttaaattttatttagaCACTTGGAAAGTAACCAAGGGAGTTTTAGTTCTTTCAAAGAGAAAGAAATTAGGTAATATTTACATTTTAGAAtgtcatggtgaagtgggagctacCATGGCAGTTATGGATATTAATTCAGAAATTTGGCATAAGAGGCTCGGGCACATGAGCAAGAAAGGGCTTGAAGTAATGCTTCAACAAGATCAACTTCCCAACTTAAAATCGGTTGATTTGGAGATTTGTGAGCATTTGCTTTATGGAAAACAGAGTCAGGCCAGCTTCTTGAGGATAGGCAATGACCAGAAAACTACTCCTTTTGAACTTGTGCACTCGGATATTTTCGGTCCCATGGAGGTAACCTCTTTTCGAGGTGCAAATTATTTTGTTACTTTCATTAATTATTGCACTTGCAAAGTTTGGATTTACATGTTAAATAAAAAATCAGAAGTCTtttcaaaatctaaaatttttaaggctCTTGTTGAAAACTAGATAGGGAATAAAATTAAATGTCTTAAAACTAATAGTAAGGGAGAGTTTTGCTCCTTGgagtttgaaattttttgtgcaaaCAACGACATTCGTAGAATAAAGGTGATCCCATTCATCCCTCATGCAACTAAGAGGCTGAATCAAACAATTCTTGAGAGAGCTCACTGTATTCTCTCCAATGTTGGTTTAGGAAAAGAGTTTTGGGCAGAGGTGTGTAATACTGCAGTGTATTTAATCAATCATTCTCCTTCATCTTGTTTGGGCTTTGATATTACAGAAGAGAGATGACTTGGGAAATAAATTTCTTATCACCATTTGTGAGTGTTTGGCTGTGAAGCATTTGTGCATATTCCCAAGGAGCAACGAACAAAGTTTGATTTCAAATAAAAGAGGTGTATTTTTCTAGGCTATGGTGAGGATCAATTTGGTTTTAGGCTATGGGATCTTGTCACTAAAAATATTGTTCACAGTTGGGATGTTGTCTTCAATGAGAAAAAAATTCCAAGTTCGCAGCCTTAGGACAAATCTTCAgataaatattttgatgttgatttaTTTGATAATGGTCATGTTAGGCAAACTTCTGTTACATTCTCTTAGCCTTTAATAGTTTCTTCATAGTCATCTACTATAAGCTCTTTGCCTTCAAATATTGGTGCCCCTTTTTATACTATTACATAGCCTTTTTGTGTTCCTACGCTTCTATTTGAGTCTAATATGCAGCCTCCACCATTTCTATTGTATCCTTCAATCATTAATTCATTGCCCTCTATCTCTCCACAACCTCCAATAGGTAGTCTAGTTCAAACACAAGTCATAGAAACCTTAGTCCAGCCAAAAGACTCTTCCACGTGTGGGTGTGAGGGTACAAATTTGCAGCCTTCTATTCCGTAGTCAAGAGATTAAGGGCAGAGCATTGGTATACAAGGACAAACCATTGGAGAAATTCTCCAGGACAGCAGAAATTTGAAAACTAATATAAAAAATGTAGAAGAACAAGAGGGAAATTCGCCACCATTAGTGGGTTCCCAATTAAGAAGATCTGCTCGGGAAAAGAAGCGTCCAGCTAaatatgatgattatgagttattgTTATCTGATGAGGCAGAGCCTTCAACTTTTAAACAAGCTTGCAAAGATGCAAATTTTGTGAAATGGATGGAGGCAATGAATGAAAAAATGGAGTGTTTGCATGCAAATGAGACATGGGATTtggttcctcttccaccaaatcgaAAACCACTGAAGAATAAATGGGTATATCGTGTGAAAGAGGAAGATGGGGATAATAAACGTTACAGGGCTAGATTGGTTGTGAAAGGTTTTTCTCAAGAAAAAGGAATTGATTTCAATGAGATTTTTTTACCAGTTGTGAAAATGCACACCATTCGAGCAGTGTTAGTCTTGGCAGTTGTTTGGGATCTTGAATTTGAGCAATTAGATGCCAAAGCAGCTTTTCTTCatagagatattgaagaggaattaTACATGGAGCAGCCTGAAGGTTTTGCACAACAGGGTCAAGAACATTTATATTGCAAATTGAAGTGGAGTTTGTATGGGCTCAAGAAGGCCCTGAGGCAGTGGTATCtaaaatttgatagcttcatgACTCAGTAACATTTCACTCGTTGTGAATCAGACCCATGTGTTTATTACAAGAAGCTTGCTAATGGTGAGCTTGTTATTCTTTTACTTTGTGTTGATGATATGTTCGTTGCTGGCACTAGTGTGACGATTGTTCATGAGTTGAAGCAATATTTATTTCAATGATTTTCCATAAAGGATTTAGGGGAAGCAAAGAGGATTCTTGGGATGAATATAAATAGGAATAGAAATAAGAGAGAAATTAGACCATCTCAAGAAAAATATATTCTTAAAATCTTAGATAGATTCAATATGAAGAATGCACAATCCATTAGTACTCCTTTGGCTGATCATTTTTGGTTATCCTCAGCTATGTCTCCTAAAACAAAAGAGGATAAAGAACTAATGAAAAGTGTTCCATATTCATCAACAATTGGCAGTCTCATCTATGCCATGATTCGTACTCatccagatattgctcatgtagtgggagtTATGAGCAaatttatgagtaatccaggtaaaTCGCATTGGCAGGTTGTCCAATGGATcttcaggtatttgaaaggtacttcACATCATGTTTTATGTTTTGGTGGTAAGGATACTCAACTGGAAGGATACATTGATTCAGATATGGCTGGAGATCTTGATAAATGACGATCTACTACTGGTTATATGTTTACTTTTGGCAGGGCAGCGATAAGTTGGGTTTCTCGATTGCAACAGGTGGTTGCAATTTCTTCTACCAAGGCTGAATATATTACTCACTGAAGGAGAAAAGGAAATGATATGGTTGCAATGGCTGTTAAGTGAATTATGGTGTGAGCAATCAATTTTTACTCTATTTTGTGATAGCAATAGTGTTATTCACTTGTCCAAGAATTCCACCTTTCACAATCggacaaagcatatagagttgTGATATCATTTTATTCACCATGTTATTGAAGAGGGTAAGCTGCAGGTGGAGAAAATTGATACGAAGTTGAATCCGGCTGATATGTTAACCAAGGTAGAATCCAGGGAGAAGTTCGAATATTGTAGAGCTTCTCTTGGCCTTGTCCAGCTCTAATAATAAACCTACAACAGAGGGATATCTCTGAGCAGCTATTTggtcttcaagtgggagattgttgggttcAGTGAAGCCCAAATTAATAAGTTTCTCTCACAGATTTGAAATGGTTGCCTTCTGTGTAATGACTTCTAATTGGCATGTGTTCGCTAATTTAGAAGTTGTTTGTTTCAATGGATTTTTCCAATTATTGGAGTTGAGATTGTTTTATAAATACAACTATTGGTTGAATATGTAATCGAATTGAGAATTAATAAAAGAGATAATCCCTGAAAGTGGGCGTAGCCATGTTTGGGCAAACCACTATAAATATCGTGTTCTTGTTCTGCgttattttttaatcttttaagTTATGTTCCTTTTATGTAATTTCTTTTCATTTGCTTCTGCAATTATAATCAACATCAATTTCAAACTATCTATGCAACACCTAGAATACACACTTTTGATTGTATCTAAAACAGTCTAGTGCAATACAATACACAATCTGAACCGGAACTTGATTCCTCTAAGTCTGAAAATGGAATCATTTTTAATACAAGTCTTTTCTTGCACTCTAGCATAGAAATAATTGAGAATATAACAACAATTTTGCAATAGAAATATTTGATTCAATATAATAACAATTTTACCAAAGTTGCCTTCCACGGTATATTAAATCCATTGCCTTCcagtttttattattaaatatcttAAAAAGGTGCATCTCCATGTTAGATAGACATTGACTATTAGATATCTAATTGAATATCAGAACCTAACTTAGTTGAAAAAACCTAAATAAGATACATTAAATTCTAATGGATAATATTTAACATCTCCATGGCTCATATTGATCTACTGGTAGTAGAAACTATTTCATTACTTACATTTCACATAATTTATTCAAGTCAAAATGttctatcaaaataaaataaaaagaaatattctttcaAGGTAGTTATCCAACCATTGAATTCAATATCATGGAAGAAGACAAACATTAAAATATGATTCAATAGGTTATTAATTTAATCCACTCCATAATGACCTTTGTTTTGATGATTATTTCTTTATATCATAGAAGGTTATATGGATTGGTAGGAGGTCAAATTTATTGAAATATTTATGAGTCAAAtagatagaaagaatgtgatattTTCATATAATTTATTCAAGTCAAAGTATTTTACAATAAAACAAGGAGAGCTATCCTTCCAAGATAGTTATCTTACTAAATATTATGAGAGATGAGAAACATTTGAATTGAAAAGTATAATGTGAAAAGAATATAATTAGTCTACTTTATAATAAGCTTTCTATTGATGTTTACTCCTCTATATTTAAAACAGGGTTATATCAAGATTGGTAGGAGGTTAAATTTATTGAAAGTATATGAATCTATTAAAAATCTAATAAAGAATTTGACGGTAGTTAAAATTATTAGGAAGAGACACTTGTTATGCTCATTAATCTCTTTTTAAAGGGTAACATAAATGTCATGATGAAGTAATCTTGTCATTATGGGGATGTTTTTTattagggaaaaataggttttgaagggacctaggACCCTTTACAACAAAACCATCCAGTCACAGAAAACAAATGCTAACCAACCACTAGACATAAGcaaaaacaaaacaccaaaaacagAGGAACAAAGCCTCGAAGACCTTGCAGAGATTTcattaatttttaattcttttgaatCAAGTCCTGATTAATACTACACACCTTATGGACTATTTTGTCAATGGGAGTTATACCTTTGTCCATGTTGTGAAGCCTAGTATGAGAACCAAAAGCCAATTTGTGGGTGTTAGCCAGTAAaacagtacaacaccattacaatgtctTTTTACAttccagtcgcttataacatgcaatttttatgACAACATACAAAGTCGGTTAATAaaattaaccttaaccctaaaagaACATTCTCGTAAATTTTTTCTCATACTCATATTTTCGTATTCTCGTACACGTACGAGAAAATTTCAAGCGAAACTCTATTTTTGAGTTTCCAAAATTTCAAGCGaaagaaatttataaaaaaaaatcgaaATATTTAAGAAAGCTTTtgaaatcaaaaaaataataaatatttaaggaAAGCTTGAAGGATAGATTGTAAGAGAGTCAATCTTCCATAAAAAGCCAAAGGCACTACTCAAAATTAGAGAGATCCCTACATAATCAAAGGGAGATAACCAATTTTAAAATGAAGAATATGAATAATTCTTTGGTagattaaaaatattgaaaaaatagatATTAGATTTATTCTCACTAACATATTTCCTTGATGAACTACCAAATAAACATCCAAAAGCTTTCTTGAACTCCCATCATCACAATATTATCAACAAATTGAAGATGAGATGGCATTGTTAATGTGTCCAAGTTGGAAcagatttgaatttcatcaaaacCTGCCCAGCAGCATGAGCGGTAGTAATAAAAGCTTCCCTGTAACGCTCCACTTTCCAGATAGACTGTACGGAACATCTTTGCATGCTCCCTCCTCATTCCTCCGAAGCCTACAACTATACCCAACCGAAAGCCCCACGTTGCCATATGCACTGTACCATGTCATTCAATCCATTGCACTATCAACAACATCTTCTTTCTCATTTCTCTGAGCGACTTTACTCAAATTTAACGAGATTCCAGTCATGTAGTCCAGAGAAAGACCTCATCAACTCTAAAAATTGTAGCTAAATGGTATCAGTGTTTTACAATTCATGTTAATATCATATAATTGTTTCTGATTTGATtgtacaacatttttagcatcagagTGATCATGTAAAATTGTAAATTGATATATCAATATCCTGATGCTAAAAAAATAACACAATCATATCGAACAgctaaataaaattataaatattgtgTTGAAATGAAAGAGCTAGATAACAACGAAGAGATTGGCGAAATTACCTGATTGTTTCAAAAATCATATTTaaaatggagaaatttaatgggTCGTTAACTACGTTATCATTCTCAATCATGCAGATCACAACTGTGGTTGCCAACAACGCCACGGATCGCTGGAACAACGTTTTCTGAGCTTGTCTGCTTAAAAAATTATCCTCATCCTTGGTTTCTACACAAGAAGCAGATGAAACCGATGTTTGCTTTAGTCCCGGCTCTGATGGTATATACCTGCCATACTAATCATATATGAGGGTTCGCATCCCACAAAAAACAATTATTAAATTCATATAAGGTAATCATTGGAAATCTCAAATCATTAATTGTAACGAGCTCAACTTACATGACAAGAGCGTAAATGAAAATAATTGCAGGAGATAAATCCGCCATATTTATAGCGTTAATTCCTGTGGTGCGAGTAGAAAATGTCTGGAAAACAGCGGCTGAGAATTTCTGAGTCCAAGTGAGGCCCTGAAAAACACTTGTGCTCCACTGCAGAGCACTCAAACATCCCAACTGAACAACGTTCAATCCCCACTCCACCATTACAATCCACATCGTTTGCTTAAACCCAAAAGGCAATAATTTCTGAGGATTTTTCAAGATATACTGCAACGCCCTAGTCTGCGTAACTGTTGTGAACATCCTCAGATGGCTTAACCCCCATGTTAATAATCTTACAAAGGGCCAAAACATGGTATTCCCAAGGGCCATCTGAATTACCAACAGCCAGAGAAGCCCTGGGGATTTCTGAAATGGCACCAGGCCATCATTCAATTGTACATACCCACAATTGGCGAAGAAAGAAACTGTGATAAACACAGAAAACAAAGTGGAGTCGATGTCCCTTTCTCTGAGAATCTTCTGTGAATCGGGATTTGTATTCAAGTAAATAATCACCGATATGATTCCAACAAGCTGAACGACAATTAAGTAACAGACGATGATATAGTTATAGTACCTGAGGGCCTGGGACTGTAGCTTTAAGGCTGGATCATTAGTTTCATGACTGTTTTTATGGCCATTATTTTGTTGGGTACCCTGTAACGTGACCATTTGAAGCTCTGGGATTTTGCTGCTATTAATCATTCTCCTTAGGTCTTCTTCTGATTTTCAGTTCCTGCCACTGGTGGGTGATCTTGAAACCATGTTTTTTTTCAATGTGGGTGGGGGATCCAGAGGATTTTTCACAGCAGAATCATTTTCCTCCTGTATTTGCAGCAGAATGTGAGTCTCTGCTTCTTCTACTTCTCTACCCTTATTCTGTTCATCATGGCTATGGCTGACAAGGAATACCACGGTCTTGAACTTCCTCGTATAGGCCACTTCCAAAGCCAAAACAAAAACCTTGCCTCCCAAAAGCATGAGGAACATGAGTGTGATTGTCTGAAAAGTGGTAAAATTTGACATTCTCTGAGTGGTGAGACTGCTTCCTGTGAGAGCAGCCAGAGCAAAGAAGAAAGCATATGTGGGTTGCAAATGAGAGGAGTCTTTGAGAGGAGCA contains the following coding sequences:
- the LOC131064267 gene encoding cation transporter HKT1;3-like, producing MINSSKIPELQMVTLQGTQQNNGHKNSHETNDPALKLQSQALRYYNYIIVCYLIVVQLVGIISVIIYLNTNPDSQKILRERDIDSTLFSVFITVSFFANCGYVQLNDGLVPFQKSPGLLWLLVIQMALGNTMFWPFVRLLTWGLSHLRMFTTVTQTRALQYILKNPQKLLPFGFKQTMWIVMVEWGLNVVQLGCLSALQWSTSVFQGLTWTQKFSAAVFQTFSTRTTGINAINMADLSPAIIFIYALVMYIPSEPGLKQTSVSSASCVETKDEDNFLSRQAQKTLFQRSVALLATTVVICMIENDNVVNDPLNFSILNMIFETISAYGNVGLSVGYSCRLRRNEEGACKDVPYSLSGKWSVTGKLLLLPLMLLGRF